CTGAATAGCAATATAACACATCATGGTAATTAAATATGGGTTATGTATGCATATTCCTCGTAGGAAAGCGCTGTACGGCAACTGCAAGCCATTATTTCCCTGATGAGAATCATATTAATAAATATTGCCACAGTACCAATGCATGTAATTGCCCCACAATGGTGGCCCAGGTTACAGGAACTGGTATTTTCATAGAAGGCTGGTAGAGGAGACCATATCCATTTCTTCCAATTTTGTTTTAAATCCTTTTATTTTATCCCTCAAATCAGCAGCTTTTTCAAATTCAAGTTGTTTTGCTGCAGCATGCATCTTTGCTTCAAGATCGATAATAATATTCAGGATCTCTTCCCGGGGTATTTCGTCAAATATCTCTCCCCCTTCTTCGGCTTTGGGGACCAGGTCTCCCCTTACAGCTTTAGTAATAGATCGAGGCGTCATTTGATGTTGTCGATTATACTCTGTCTGAATACGGCGCCGCCTGTTGGTCTCGTCAACTGCTCTGCTGATCGAACCTGTGATCGTGTCAGCATATAATATCACCCTGCCCTCAATGTTACGGCTGGCACGGCCTATGGTCTGTATCAAAGAGCGTTCCGATCGTAAGAATCCTTCCTTATCAGCGTCCAGAATGGCGACCAGAGCCACCTCTGGCAGGTCCAGACCCTCCCTTAACAGGTTTATACCCACAAGGACATCAAATTCACCCAGACGCAATGACCGTATGATCTCTACCCTCTCCAGAGTATCGATATCAGAATGCATGTACCTCCCCTTGATATCAAGCTCAAGGAGATATTCGCTCAAATCCTCTGCCATTCGTTTGGTAAGGGTGGTTACCAAAATGCGGCTACCTTTATCCACCATACGCCTGATCTCAGCTACCAGGTCGTCCACCTGTCCTTCAACAGGGCGGATCACCACTTCAGGGTCTACCAGACCGGTGGGCCGTATGATCTGCTCAACTATCCTGCTGCTGCGTTCAAGTTCAAAATCCCCGGGCGTTGCTGAGACATAAATGATCTGATTGATCCTTGTGAAGAACTCATCAATACGCAAAGGTCTGTTGTCATATGCACTGGGCAGTCTGAATCCGTTGGATACCAGTGCGTCCTTTCGTGCCCTGTCCCCGTTATGCATCCCCTTTATCTGGGGGAGCATTACGTGGCTTTCATCTGTGACTACAATATAATCTTCCGGAAAGAAGTCCAGTAAGGTAAAGGGCGGCTCACCAGCGGCCCGTTTTTCCATATGACGGCTGTAGTTCTCTATACCCTTGCAGTATCCGATTTCCCGCATCATCTCGATATCGAACTTTGTGCGCTGTTCAAGGCGCTGGGCCTCCAGCAGTTTTCCCTGGGACCGAAAGTTCTCCACCTCCACCTCCAGTTCCTTTTTTATGGATGAGATGGCATTTTCAACAGTCTCGATCGGCATGACATAGTGCCTGGCCGGATATATGGCCGCCTTTTCAAGATCATGCAAGGTATGCCCGGTCAGGGGATCGAACTCGCTGATACGTTCCACTTCCTCCCCGAACAGCTCTATCCGCACACCGAGATTGGACATAGCAGGGAAGACTTCCACAGTATCTCCTCGTACCCGGAACGCGCCCTGGGTAAAATCCACGTCATTTCGCTCATACTGTATATCTACCAGCCTGCCCTGTATTTCTTTGCGTTCGATCTGTTGTCCCAGCTCGATCATCAGGGTCATTTCGCGCCACTCCTTTGGGCTGCCCAGGCCGTAGATGCAGGAAACACTGGCAACCACTATCACATCCCTTCGTTCCATAAGTGAACGGGTGGTTGACAGCCTTAATCTGTCGATCTCATCGTTGATGTGGGAATCCTTCTCTATGTAGGTATCTGTTGCAGGAATATATGCCTCAGGCTGGTAATAATCATAATACGATACAAAATATTCCACCGCATTATTGGGAAAGAATTCTTTGAACTCGGAATACAACTGTGCTGCCAGGGTTTTG
This region of Methanosarcinales archaeon genomic DNA includes:
- the uvrB gene encoding excinuclease ABC subunit UvrB, encoding MPPFKVISDFQPAGDQGPAIEVLTQGIQANEREQTLLGVTGSGKTFTIAKLIEQIQRPALVIAHNKTLAAQLYSEFKEFFPNNAVEYFVSYYDYYQPEAYIPATDTYIEKDSHINDEIDRLRLSTTRSLMERRDVIVVASVSCIYGLGSPKEWREMTLMIELGQQIERKEIQGRLVDIQYERNDVDFTQGAFRVRGDTVEVFPAMSNLGVRIELFGEEVERISEFDPLTGHTLHDLEKAAIYPARHYVMPIETVENAISSIKKELEVEVENFRSQGKLLEAQRLEQRTKFDIEMMREIGYCKGIENYSRHMEKRAAGEPPFTLLDFFPEDYIVVTDESHVMLPQIKGMHNGDRARKDALVSNGFRLPSAYDNRPLRIDEFFTRINQIIYVSATPGDFELERSSRIVEQIIRPTGLVDPEVVIRPVEGQVDDLVAEIRRMVDKGSRILVTTLTKRMAEDLSEYLLELDIKGRYMHSDIDTLERVEIIRSLRLGEFDVLVGINLLREGLDLPEVALVAILDADKEGFLRSERSLIQTIGRASRNIEGRVILYADTITGSISRAVDETNRRRRIQTEYNRQHQMTPRSITKAVRGDLVPKAEEGGEIFDEIPREEILNIIIDLEAKMHAAAKQLEFEKAADLRDKIKGFKTKLEEMDMVSSTSLL